The following proteins are co-located in the Acidicapsa acidisoli genome:
- a CDS encoding LLM class flavin-dependent oxidoreductase yields the protein MKKIGFLSFGHWTPSPQSRTQSAGDALLQSIDLAVEAERLGMDGAYFRVHHFAQQLASPFPLLAAVGAKTRRIEIGTAVIDMRYENPHYMTEDAGAADLIAGGRLQLGISRGSPEQVIDGWRYFGYRPVEGENDAGMGRRHAEEFLELICGKGFARPNPRPMFPNPPGLLRLEPYSDGLRDRIWWGSASNATAAWAAKLGMNLQTSTLKFDETGEPLHIQQAAQIRSFRAAWKEAGHTRTPRISVSRSIFALLNDRDRAYFGRGSQAEDKIGFLDETTRAIFGRSYAAEPDILIEQLRKDEAIAEADTLLLTVPNQLGVAYNVHVMEAILNTVAPTLGWR from the coding sequence ATGAAGAAAATTGGATTCCTCTCATTTGGTCATTGGACACCTTCACCGCAGTCGCGAACTCAGTCTGCGGGCGACGCGCTCCTGCAGTCCATCGATCTCGCTGTTGAGGCTGAGCGCCTGGGAATGGACGGAGCCTACTTCCGCGTGCATCACTTCGCTCAACAGTTGGCTTCACCATTCCCGCTGCTCGCCGCGGTTGGTGCAAAGACCCGGCGGATTGAAATTGGCACCGCCGTGATCGACATGCGGTATGAGAATCCTCACTACATGACGGAGGACGCTGGTGCTGCGGATCTCATCGCCGGTGGGCGCCTGCAGTTGGGAATCAGTCGCGGTTCCCCCGAGCAGGTCATCGATGGTTGGCGCTATTTTGGCTACCGCCCGGTTGAAGGCGAGAACGATGCAGGCATGGGCCGGCGGCACGCCGAAGAATTTCTCGAGCTGATTTGCGGGAAGGGCTTCGCGCGGCCGAACCCGCGTCCGATGTTTCCCAATCCTCCGGGGCTTCTACGCCTTGAGCCGTACTCCGATGGATTGCGTGATCGGATCTGGTGGGGGTCTGCTTCCAACGCAACAGCTGCGTGGGCTGCGAAGCTGGGAATGAACCTGCAGACCTCAACTCTCAAATTCGACGAGACCGGTGAGCCGCTCCACATCCAGCAAGCCGCGCAGATTCGCTCCTTCCGCGCAGCCTGGAAGGAAGCCGGCCACACGCGGACTCCGCGTATTTCCGTCAGTCGCAGTATTTTCGCGTTGCTCAACGACCGCGATCGCGCCTATTTCGGACGAGGCTCTCAGGCAGAGGACAAAATCGGTTTCCTTGACGAAACCACACGGGCCATTTTCGGCCGCAGTTACGCTGCCGAGCCAGATATTCTCATCGAGCAGCTTAGGAAAGACGAGGCAATTGCGGAGGCCGACACCCTATTACTGACCGTCCCAAACCAGCTTGGTGTTGCCTACAATGTGCATGTTATGGAGGCTATTCTCAACACGGTCGCTCCAACCCTCGGCTGGCGCTAA
- a CDS encoding LacI family DNA-binding transcriptional regulator, protein MKKLAEHLGLSRTTISMILNDVPEATRFPEETRQRVVESAKKLGYRPNYFARSLGSRRTYLIGVVAPDFGNGFEAAVLSGFERRLLSTGYTSLVSTHLWSPELLRRHIETLCDRGVEGLLLINSTPSESPGIPAVTICTDRCPIWSTRISIDNAFGIRKAIDHLASLGHRKIAFIKGPEGSGDTQERWEAVLSTCKALGVRVDDRLTIQLERLEPGTRQTEAGRIAAEDLLRRDRPFTALVAFNDISALGAMTALREAGHRVPEDVSVIGFDDIEFASIAYPTLTTVRQPLQEMGATAAELLIRKLAKDESVQNIRVRPELIVRSSTCAPVFASAKGKRHTSKSAR, encoded by the coding sequence TTGAAAAAGTTGGCTGAGCACCTCGGCCTGTCTCGGACGACGATTTCGATGATTCTCAACGACGTCCCTGAGGCGACACGCTTCCCGGAGGAAACTCGGCAGCGTGTCGTAGAATCCGCAAAAAAACTTGGCTATCGCCCCAACTATTTCGCTCGTTCGCTTGGGAGCAGGCGCACATATTTGATCGGAGTCGTTGCGCCCGATTTCGGTAACGGTTTCGAGGCCGCGGTACTCAGCGGCTTCGAGCGCCGTCTGTTGAGCACAGGTTACACATCCTTAGTCTCAACCCACCTCTGGTCGCCGGAACTTCTCCGACGCCATATTGAAACTCTTTGCGACCGAGGCGTCGAGGGGCTGCTGCTGATCAACTCAACCCCGAGCGAATCACCGGGAATCCCCGCCGTGACGATCTGCACTGACCGCTGCCCCATATGGAGTACGCGGATTTCCATCGACAATGCATTCGGTATTCGTAAAGCCATCGATCACCTCGCGAGCCTTGGTCATAGAAAGATCGCGTTTATCAAAGGCCCTGAAGGAAGCGGCGACACACAAGAACGCTGGGAGGCAGTCCTTTCAACATGCAAAGCCCTTGGCGTTCGAGTAGACGACCGTCTTACGATTCAGTTGGAGCGACTCGAACCGGGCACGCGCCAGACCGAAGCGGGCCGCATCGCCGCAGAGGACTTACTCCGTCGCGACAGGCCGTTCACCGCTCTCGTCGCTTTCAATGACATCTCGGCCCTCGGTGCTATGACTGCGTTACGAGAAGCCGGCCACAGAGTACCTGAAGACGTTTCGGTCATCGGTTTCGACGACATCGAGTTCGCAAGCATCGCATATCCGACACTGACAACCGTTCGCCAGCCATTGCAGGAAATGGGTGCGACTGCGGCGGAACTCCTTATCCGCAAGCTCGCGAAGGATGAAAGCGTGCAGAACATTCGTGTTCGTCCTGAGTTGATCGTTCGATCGTCCACCTGCGCGCCTGTGTTTGCTTCCGCAAAAGGTAAGAGGCACACGTCAAAAAGTGCTCGCTGA